A window of the Chrysemys picta bellii isolate R12L10 unplaced genomic scaffold, ASM1138683v2 scaf9, whole genome shotgun sequence genome harbors these coding sequences:
- the LOC135977677 gene encoding fibrinogen-like protein 1-like protein, whose amino-acid sequence MDTEGKGWTVVQRNSYNTEITWKESWSTYKYGFGNVQQDYWLGNEYLSLLTRQNIYKVRFVVEDKSNNTRYAEYDIFSVEDEPSGYPLRLGRYSGDGEDYLTTYHSGLGGIHDNMKFSTSDKDQDQTSGNCASSYGGWWYDKCQNVLLNRKGYIYWAGFCKSGECKSSLILVKPTDVCWVRQEEPILLGSSAAEKGRQY is encoded by the coding sequence atggacaccgaaggcaagggctggaccgttgtccagagaaattcttacaacacagagatcacctggaaggagtcctggagcacctacaagtacggctttgggaacgtgcagcaggattactggctgggcaacgagtacctgtccctgctcacgcggcagaacatctacaaggtccgctttgtcgtggaggacaaatccaacaacacccgctacgcagagtacgacatcttcagtgtcgaggatgagcccagcgggtaccctctgaggctgggcaggtactctggggacggcgaggactatctcaccacctaccactccggcctggggggcatacacgacaacatgaagttcagcacaagtgacaaggatcaggaccagaccagtgggaactgcgcaagtagctatggaggctggtggtacgacaagtgtcagaacgtcctgctcaataggaaaggctacatctactgggcagggttctgtaagagtggggagtgcaagtcttccctcatcctggttaagccaacagacgtgtgctgggtccggcaggaggagcccatcctccttgggagcagcgccgctgagaaggggagacaatattag